The following coding sequences lie in one Cloeon dipterum chromosome 1, ieCloDipt1.1, whole genome shotgun sequence genomic window:
- the LOC135947824 gene encoding uncharacterized protein LOC135947824, which translates to MDLQSLPDQLCQALITYIPNGAEIIALDAFDAQADDLVDGITSVKPALAGKVPPSLASFLLQLGVAGGSLLKSVAQNCFSLELLFAPYHLFQTPLPASCEIVWLLCGGDEQRTSSTSAIRRKRCSRYFQSCTSFLAVTSSGLTSSTRLSGTDSSLSSSPSPLKWSTSCSIVWTKLCSYFSNSLTEY; encoded by the coding sequence ATGGATCTGCAGAGCCTGCCCGACCAGCTGTGTCAGGCCTTGATCACCTACATCCCAAACGGCGCCGAGATCATCGCCCTCGACGCGTTCGATGCGCAGGCTGACGACCTGGTGGATGGCATCACGAGCGTCAAGCCAGCGTTGGCCGGCAAAGTTCCGCCTAGCCTAGCCTCTTTTCTGCTCCAATTGGGCGTGGCGGGCGGATCTCTGCTCAAAAGCGTTGCCCAGAACTGCTTCTCGCTCGAGCTGTTGTTCGCACCGTACCACCTGTTCCAAACACCGCTACCAGCCAGCTGCGAGATTGTGTGGCTGCTGTGTGGTGGTGACGAGCAGAGGACAAGCTCTACCTCTGCTATCAGGAGGAAACGCTGCAGCCGCTATTTCCAGAGCTGCACGAGCTTTCTTGCGGTGACATCCTCTGGATTGACGTCGTCTACTCGCTTGAGCGGCACAGACTCATCACTGAGCTCCTCGCCCTCTCCCTTGAAGTGGTCCACATCATGCAGCATAGTGTGGACCAAACTGTGCAGTTACTTTAGCAATAGTTTGACTgaatattga